The Mangrovivirga cuniculi genomic sequence GGTAGCTTGATACTATTTCCCGGTCTGATTTTCGGACAGGTAAAAGAAGAAGCAAATGGGTGTGCCAAAACACTTCAAAATGCACGAAAAACCTATGAGCAGGGAAGGATTGAAGAGATACCGGGCTTGCTGAATGAATGTCTTCAATCGGGTTTTAATGAGCAGGAAAAAGTAGAAGCATACAGGTTACTTACTCTGGCAAACCTTTATTTTGACGAGAAAGGCAAGGCGCAGGAATCGATGCTGAAAATGTTAAAAATTGATCCTGAATACGAGATCAATCCGGTTGTGGATCCGCCTGAATTTATCAATCTCTATAATATGTTCAGAACCAATCCGGTTTATCTGTTTGGAGGAATGGCAGGAGCAAATTTTACCCAGGTAAACGTAATTCAGAATTATAGTCTTGATAATCCGGAATTAACCGATGCTGAGTATCGTGTAAGAACGGGCTTTCAGGTAGGAGTGATCTTTGAATTTTCGTTAAGTAAAAGAATATCTTTGATGACAGGTCCACAGTTCAATTTTCTCACTTATGAATACAGAGAGAGTAAGCTGGGATTTGCCAAAGAAACCTTTATAGAGAAGCAAAGCAGAATTTCTCTTCCGCTAACTTTTAAGTATGAATTTAATGGGGATAAAATAATTCCTTTTTTTCGAATTGGTGCAGAAGGAAACTATTTACTTGGAGCAGAAGCTGATGTGGAACGATTTGATGATTTTGGAGACCAGGATGTTGCTGATGGAAACAGAGGAGTAAAAGGTCCTTCAGTAGATCTTTCAGAACAGCGGATGAACTTTAACTGGTCAGTAGTTGCCGGTGGAGGTATAAAAGTCAGGGAACTGTTGGGTAGAGGTTATTTTACGTTTGATGTTCGTTATGCTTATGGAATGATGAATGTAGTTAACCCGGAAAACCGATATTCAAATACAGAATTAAAATACGACTACCTTCACCTGGATGATGATTTTAAAATGAATAACCTGATGATTTCGATTGGTTATACAGTGCCGGTATATCGTCCGAAGTTAAAGAAGAATAAAAAGGATCTTATTTATTGAATTGAGGTTGGGGAAGATAATAACAACATCTGGTTCGTGGAGACACGAACCAGGGCTGTCTTGCCCGATCGAGCGCGTTTAGCGATAGTATAACGTGTTTGTGAAAGTTATTGAGTTATTAGGTTGATTAGTTATTAATCCCCCTGACTCGATATTTTTGAACCAGGATGAGCCAGGATA encodes the following:
- a CDS encoding porin family protein, encoding MTDQFFKLFKKTAIILGSLILFPGLIFGQVKEEANGCAKTLQNARKTYEQGRIEEIPGLLNECLQSGFNEQEKVEAYRLLTLANLYFDEKGKAQESMLKMLKIDPEYEINPVVDPPEFINLYNMFRTNPVYLFGGMAGANFTQVNVIQNYSLDNPELTDAEYRVRTGFQVGVIFEFSLSKRISLMTGPQFNFLTYEYRESKLGFAKETFIEKQSRISLPLTFKYEFNGDKIIPFFRIGAEGNYLLGAEADVERFDDFGDQDVADGNRGVKGPSVDLSEQRMNFNWSVVAGGGIKVRELLGRGYFTFDVRYAYGMMNVVNPENRYSNTELKYDYLHLDDDFKMNNLMISIGYTVPVYRPKLKKNKKDLIY